One window from the genome of Lathamus discolor isolate bLatDis1 chromosome 8, bLatDis1.hap1, whole genome shotgun sequence encodes:
- the PIAS1 gene encoding LOW QUALITY PROTEIN: E3 SUMO-protein ligase PIAS1 (The sequence of the model RefSeq protein was modified relative to this genomic sequence to represent the inferred CDS: deleted 1 base in 1 codon), whose translation MAPRFKRCALRAGGGAAGGRCPGGVHCACARSCKMADSAELKQMVMSLRVSELQVLLGYAGRNKHGRKHELLTKALHLLKAGCSPAVQMKIKELYRRRFPQKIMTPADLSIPSVHSSSMPAALSPSTIPQLSYDGHPATSPLLPVSLLGPKHELELPHLTSALHPVHPDIKLQKLPFYDLLDELIKPTSLASDNSQRFRETCFAFALTPQQVQQISSSMDISGTKCDFTVQVQLRFCLSETSCPQEDHFPPNLCVKVNGKPCSLPGYLPPTKNGVEPKRPSRPINITSLVRLSTTVPNTIVVSWTAEIGRNYSMAVYLVKQLSSTVLLQRLRAKGIRNPDHSRALIKEKLTADPDSEIATTSLRVSLLCPLGKMRLTIPCRALTCSHLQCFDATLYIQMNEKKPTWVCPVCDKKAPYEHLIIDGLFMEILKYCTDCDEIQFKEDGSWAPMRSKKEVQEVTASYNGVDGCISSSLEHQVSSHQQSNKNKKVEVIDLTIDSSSDEEDEEPSAKRSCPSVSPASPLNNKGILNLPHQASPVSRTPSLPAVDTSYINTSLIQDYRHPFHMTPMPYDLQGLDFFPFLSGDNQHYNTSLLAAAAAAVSASDDQELLHSRFFPYTSSQMFLDQLNAGGSSSLPATNGSNSGSNSSLVSSNSLRENHGHPVASRSSTDTASIFGIIPDIISLD comes from the exons caAATGGTTATGAGCCTTAGAGTGTCTGAGCTGCAAGTACTTCTGGGTTACGCGGGGAGGAACAAGCACGGACGGAAACACGAACTCCTCACGAAAGCACTGCACTTGTTAAaggctggctgcagccctgctgtacAAATGAAAATCAAAGAACTCTATAGGCGAAGGTTCCCTCAGAAAATCATGACTCCTGCAGACTTATCCATCCCCAGCGTACACTCGAGCTCCATGCCAGCAGCTTTGTCTCCGTCTACCATTCCACAGCTCAGTTACGATGGCCACCCTGCCACCTCACCATTGCTTCCCGTGTCGCTTCTGGGACCTAAACATGAACTGGAACTGCCCCATCTCACATCTGCGCTCCACCCTGTCCACCCCGACATAAAACTTCAGAAGCTACCTTTTTATGACTTGTTGGATGAGCTGATAAAACCTACCAGCCTAG CCTCAGATAACAGCCAGCGCTTTCGAGAAACCTGCTTTGCGTTTGCACTGACGCCACAGCAAGTGCAGCAAATCAGCAGTTCAAT GGATATTTCTGGGACCAAATGTGACTTCACAGTACAGGTCCAGCTAAG GTTTTGCTTATCAGAAACCAGTTGTCCACAAGAAGATCACTTCCCACCCAATCTGTGTGTGAAAGTAAATGGGAAACcatgcagccttcca GGCTATCTTCCACCAAccaaaaatggtgttgaaccAAAGCGACCCAGCCGACCAATCAACATTACCTCACTCGTCAGGTTGTCTACGACGGTACCAAACACAATCGTTGTTTCATGGACTGCAGAAATTGGAAGA aACTATTCCATGGCAGTCTATCTGGTAAAGCAGCTGTCCTCGACGGTGTTACTGCAGAGGTTGCGAGCAAAAGGAATACGGAACCCTGATCATTCTAGAGCACTAA TTAAAGAGAAACTGACTGCCGATCCAGACAGTGAAATTGCAACAACAAGCTTAAGAGTTTCTCTCCTTTGTCCA CTTGGTAAAATGCGGCTAACTATACCCTGTAGGGCCCTGACTTGTTCCCACCTGCAGTGTTTTGATGCCACTCTGTATATTcaaatgaatgaaaagaaaccaaCTTGGGTTTGCCCTGTCTGTGATAAGAAGGCTCCCTACGAACATCTCATTATTGATGG GTTGTTCATGGAAATCCTGAAGTATTGTACAGATTGTGATGAAATTCAGTTTAAGGAGGATGGATCTTGGGCTCCTATGAGATCGAAGAAGGAAGTGCAGGAAGTAACTGCATCTTACAACGGAGTTGATG GATGCATAAGCTCTTCCCTGGAACATCAGGTGTCTTCTCACCAAcagtcaaataaaaataagaaggtAGAAGTGATCGATTTAACCATTGATAGCTCATCAgatgaagaagatgaagaacCATCTGCAAAGAGAAGCTGTCCTTCCGTATCTCCAGCATCACCATTAAATAATAAGGG CATTTTAAATTTACCCCATCAAGCATCACCCGTGTCAAGAACACCAAGCCTTCCTGCCGTTGACACCAGCTACATCAATACATCACTTATCCAAGACTACAGGCATCCATTCCATATGACACCTATGCCTTATGACTTGCAAG GTTTagatttcttccctttcctgtcaGGAGACAATCAG CATTACAACACCTCCCTTCTTGCCGCTGCAGCCGCGGCAGTTTCTGCATCAGATGATCAAGAACTCTTACACTCTCGTTTTTTCCCATACACTTCATCTCAGATGTTTCTCGATCAGCTAAATGCAGGAGGAAGCAGTTCTCTGCCAGCCACAAATGGTAGCAATAGTGGCAGTAACAGCAGTCTTGTTTCCTCCAACAGCCTGCGAGAGAATCATGGTCATCCAGTTGCAAGTAGGAGCAGCACGGACACGGCGTCCATCTTTGGTATCATACCAGACATTATTTCGTTGGACTGA
- the CALML4 gene encoding calmodulin-like protein 4 isoform X1 — MAKFLSQDQINEFKECFSLYDKRQKGKIQASDLMAVMRCLGASPTPGEAQRHLHLHRIDKNAELDFSTFLNIMYRQMKQEEPEREILTALSMIDRQKRGVITVSELKAKLTRLGEKLSEEEVDDLLKEAKVGPNGTIRYEEFVHKICLPTVDY; from the exons AGTTCAAGGAATGTTTCTCCCTCTACGACAAGAGACAAAAGGGGAAGATCCAGGCCTCGGACCTGATGGCAGTGATGCGGTGCCTGGGAGCCAGCCCCACGCCGGGGGAGGCGCAGAGACACCTCCACTTGCACAGGATCG ACAAAAACGCGGAGTTGGATTTCTCCACTTTCCTCAATATCATGTACAGGCAAATGAAGCAAGAGGAGCCCGAGAGGGAAATCCTCACCGCCCTGTCCATGATAGACAGGCAGAAGAGAGGCGTCATCACCGTCTCGGAGCTGAAAGCCAAGCTCACCCGACTGGGCGAGAAGCTCTCCGAGGAAGAAG ttgaTGACCTGCTCAAAGAAGCCAAGGTTGGACCAAACGGAACAATCAGATATGAAGAATTTGTCCACAAGATTTGTCTTCCAACAGTCGACTACTGA
- the CALML4 gene encoding calmodulin-like protein 4 isoform X2: MRQKGKIQASDLMAVMRCLGASPTPGEAQRHLHLHRIDKNAELDFSTFLNIMYRQMKQEEPEREILTALSMIDRQKRGVITVSELKAKLTRLGEKLSEEEVDDLLKEAKVGPNGTIRYEEFVHKICLPTVDY, from the exons AGACAAAAGGGGAAGATCCAGGCCTCGGACCTGATGGCAGTGATGCGGTGCCTGGGAGCCAGCCCCACGCCGGGGGAGGCGCAGAGACACCTCCACTTGCACAGGATCG ACAAAAACGCGGAGTTGGATTTCTCCACTTTCCTCAATATCATGTACAGGCAAATGAAGCAAGAGGAGCCCGAGAGGGAAATCCTCACCGCCCTGTCCATGATAGACAGGCAGAAGAGAGGCGTCATCACCGTCTCGGAGCTGAAAGCCAAGCTCACCCGACTGGGCGAGAAGCTCTCCGAGGAAGAAG ttgaTGACCTGCTCAAAGAAGCCAAGGTTGGACCAAACGGAACAATCAGATATGAAGAATTTGTCCACAAGATTTGTCTTCCAACAGTCGACTACTGA